A stretch of the Salmo salar chromosome ssa20, Ssal_v3.1, whole genome shotgun sequence genome encodes the following:
- the LOC106580445 gene encoding proliferating cell nuclear antigen: MFEARLVQGSILKKVLEALKDLITEACWDVSSSGISLQSMDSSHVSLVQLTLRSDGFDSYRCDRNLAMGVNLSSMSKILKCAGNEDIITLRAEDNADTLALVFETLNQEKVSDYEMKLMDLDVEQLGIPEQEYSCVVRMPSGEFARICRDLSQIGDAVMISCAKDGVKFSATGELGTGNVKLSQTSNVDKEEEAVSIEMNEPVQLIFALNYLNFFTKATPLSKTVILSMSADIPLVVEYKIADMGHVKYYLAPKIDEEAS, encoded by the exons ATGTTTGAGGCTCGCTTGGTACAGGGATCAATCCTGAAGAAGGTTTTGGAGGCTCTGAAGGACCTGATCACGGAGGCCTGTTGGGACGTGAGCTCGTCGGGTATCTCTCTTCAGAGTATGGACTCGTCCCACGTCTCCCTAGTTCAGCTCACACTCCGCAGCGACGGGTTCGACTCCTACCGTTGCGATCGCAACCTCGCAATGGGAGTCAATCTTAGCAG TATGTCAAAGATCCTGAAGTGTGCTGGGAATGAGGACATCATCACTCTCAGAGCAGAGGACAACGCAGACACACTCGCCCTAGTCTTCGAGACACTCA ACCAGGAGAAGGTGTCGGACTATGAGATGAAGCTAATGGATCTCGATGTAGAACAGTTGGGAATCCCA GAGCAGGAGtacagttgtgtggtcaggatgCCATCGGGGGAGTTTGCCCGTATCTGCCGTGACCTGTCTCAGATTGGTGACGCCGTCATGATCTCTTGCGCCAAGGATGGCGTTAAGTTCTCGGCCACGGGAGAGCTGGGCACTGGCAACGTCAAGCTGTCCCAAACCAGCAACGTGGACAAGGAGGAGGAAGCG GTGAGTATTGAGATGAATGAGCCAGTCCAGCTGATCTTTGCGCTCAACTACCTTAACTTCTTCACCAAGGCCACACCCCTCTCCAAGACAGTCATCCTCAGCATGTCTGCAGACATCCCCCTGG TGGTGGAGTACAAGATAGCTGACATGGGCCATGTTAAGTACTACCTGGCGCCCAAGATTGACGAGGAGGCTTCATAA
- the LOC106580446 gene encoding putative aminopeptidase W07G4.4, with protein MCARVQPIEWTTDCKSQNYDGIVLVTQSYDTLPKELECLKAPLLDYSSVDCGLGDEVVVLKVPGLPGNRLVFASTGPVNRDYDDVRRFSDAAVNGIKRAMKAGMQRPLLVCPRHSCYDRSTLVAALGALHALYMPLEVREASVKPSQYKVCVLGLWVDQEAQGKELVDLASALESGRLACRDIGGSDPERMAAPRVAEYIQALFKDSPVQVDVVSDLKVLEKEYPCLAAVNRCANAVPRHQARVIKLKYCGEGPVQHTLMLVGKGITYDTGGADIKAGGFMAGMHRDKCGAAAVAGFFQVLAKLKPKHLKVVGAMAMVRNSVGSDCYVADELVVSRAGRRVRVGNTDAEGRMVMVDLLCEMKEKAVREVSPQLFTIATLTGHAIRAMGPNYSIIMDNGAAQRSGNARQWQKAGEVLGDLFEVSSIRREDYDFHKGKSEYEEILQSNNLPSSATPRGHQTPAAFLIMASGLDKYGVDSGSPLPYSHIDIAGSSGPFPGVPTGAPILAMATNYILPSA; from the exons ATGTGTGCCCG TGTCCAGCCCATCGAGTGGACCACTGACTGTAAGAGCCAGAA TTATGATGGAATAGTCTTGGTGACGCAGAGTTATGACACGCTGCCCAAGGAGCTGGAATGTCTGAAAGCACCTCTGCTGGACTACAGCTCT GTGGACTGTGGTCTGGGAGATGAGGTGGTGGTGTTGAAGGTTCCGGGGTTGCCTGGTAACCGCTTGGTGTTTGCGTCCACCGGGCCCGTTAACCGGGACTACGATGATGTCAGACGCTTCAGTGACGCAGCTGTTAATGGCATCAAGAG GGCCATGAAAGCAGGCATGCAGCGCCCCCTTCTGGTCTGTCCTCGCCATAGCTGCTATGACAGGAGCACCCTGGTGGCTGCCCTAGGTGCCCTGCACGCCCTCTACATG cctctgGAAGTGAGGGAGGCATCTGTGAAGCCTAGCCAGTATAAGGTGTGTGTTCTGGGGctgtgggtggaccaggaggcCCAGGGGAAGGAGTTGGTGGATCTGGCCTCTGCTCTGGAGAGTGGACG gCTGGCTTGCCGCGACATAGGAGGGTCTGATCCTGAGAGGATGGCTGCTCCTCGTGTAGCTGAGTACATCCAGGCCCTCTTTAAGGACAGCCCAGTGCAG GTAGATGTGGTGAGTGATCTGAAGGTGCTGGAGAAGGAGTACCCTTGCCTCGCTGCTGTCAACCGCTGTGCCaatg CTGTGCCTCGTCACCAGGCCAGAGTGATCAAGCTGAAGTACTGTGGAGAAGGACCAGTCCAACACACACTGATGCTGGTTGGCAag gGCATCACTTATGACACCGGTGGAGCTGACATCAAGGCTGGTGGCTTCATGGCTGGCATGCACAGAGACAAGTGTGGTGCTGCTGCTGTGGCTGGGTTCTTCCAG GTCCTGGCCAAACTCAAGCCCAAGCATCTGAAGGTGGTCGGTGCCATGGCGATGGTGAGGAACAGCGTGGGCTCAG ACTGCTACGTAGCTGATGAGTTGGTGGTGTCCCGTGCGGGTCGCAGGGTTCGTGTGGGGAACACGGACGCTGAGGGACGCATGGTGATGGTCGACCTGCTCTGTGAAATGAAGGAGAAG GCGGTACGTGAGGTGtctcctcagctgtttaccatcGCCACTCTGACAGGACACGCCATCAGAGCCATGGGACCAAACTACTCT ATCATCATGGACAACGGAGCTGCCCAACGCTCTGGCAATGCCCGGCAGTGGCAGAAAG CGGGGGAGGTGCTGGGTGATCTGTTTGAGGTGTCCAGTATCAGGCGTGAGGACTATGACTTCCATAAGGGGAAGTCTGAGTACGAGGAGATTCTGCAGAGCAACAACCTGCCATCCTCTGCTACTCCCCGCGGACATCAGACCCCCGCTGCCTTCCTCATCATGGCCTCTGGGCtggacaag TATGGTGTGGACTCTGGCAGTCCTCTGCCATACTCCCATATCGACATCGCTGGCTCCAGCGGCCCCTTCCCCGGTGTACCCACAGGAGCTCCAATCCTTGCCATGGCTACCAACTACATCCTGCCCAGCGCCTAG